One window of the Cryptomeria japonica chromosome 7, Sugi_1.0, whole genome shotgun sequence genome contains the following:
- the LOC131074760 gene encoding aldehyde oxidase GLOX-like, giving the protein MSSGNGFRYFWLMMLVMLNMWTLDAAGQLAVKLGRWNLLVEKGGVSAMHMTTTYKNTVVMFDRTNFGPSQLLLDNGRCRDNPQDQVLTHDCWAHSIEYNIATNTIRPLMIFTDTWCSSGAFAANGTLVQTGGWRDGATDIRYFVPCSDASCDWDNFQPVKLLANRWYAANQILPDNRIIVVGGTGVFNYEFVPRRPGEGTYNLPFLIQTRTSSAVENNLYPFLHLSSDGNLFIFANKDSILLDYKNNVVLKTFPRMPGDGPRNYPSTGSSVMLPLSASNGFSKVEILICGGCPDSGYAAAKAGNFTAALRSCGRMVITDANPSWSMEDMPGPRTMSDMLILPNGEILIINGAAKGVAGWDMANTPVFTPYLYRHSLPVGQQRFYVLAATGIARMYHSTANVLPDGRVMAGGSNPHFNYVLTGTQFPTELRLEAYSPYYLESVYAVLRPQIITMSATSNVAYGTTFTVTFSVAFGMTSSNVVNFNVYAPPFTTHTTSMGQRMLSLSASKPVAAPNSTTVFSATVTAPPTAVAAPPGYYMFFVVNGEIPSKGQWVHFS; this is encoded by the coding sequence ATGTCATCAGGAAATGGATTTCGGTATTTCTGGCTTATGATGCTGGTGATGCTAAACATGTGGACGTTGGACGCAGCAGGGCAACTGGCAGTGAAGCTGGGAAGATGGAATCTTCTGGTGGAGAAGGGCGGCGTCTCGGCCATGCACATGACCACCACGTACAAAAACACGGTGGTGATGTTCGATCGGACCAACTTCGGGCCGTCGCAGCTCCTGCTGGACAACGGACGCTGCCGGGACAATCCACAGGACCAGGTCCTGACCCACGACTGCTGGGCTCACTCCATCGAATACAACATAGCCACAAACACCATCAGGCCGCTCATGATCTTCACCGACACCTGGTGCTCCTCCGGTGCCTTTGCCGCCAACGGGACACTCGTTCAAACGGGCGGGTGGCGGGACGGAGCCACAGATATCCGCTACTTTGTTCCTTGCTCCGATGCCTCCTGTGACTGGGATAATTTTCAGCCTGTTAAGCTTCTCGCCAACCGCTGGTACGCCGCCAACCAGATACTTCCCGACAACCGCATAATCGTGGTGGGAGGCACGGGCGTGTTTAACTACGAGTTCGTTCCCAGGAGGCCCGGCGAGGGAACGTACAACCTGCCGTTCCTCATCCAAACACGAACAAGCTCCGCAGTCGAAAACAACCTCTATCCCTTCCTCCATCTCTCCTCCGACGGCAATCTCTTTATCTTCGCCAACAAGGACTCCATTCTCCTCGACTACAAGAACAACGTGGTGTTGAAAACGTTCCCCAGGATGCCGGGGGACGGCCCACGAAACTACCCTTCCACGGGCTCCTCCGTCATGCTGCCGCTCTCTGCATCCAATGGGTTTAGCAAGGTGGAAATCCTCATCTGCGGTGGCTGCCCCGACAGTGGATACGCCGCCGCCAAAGCCGGCAATTTCACGGCCGCCCTGCGCAGCTGCGGAAGAATGGTCATCACGGACGCCAATCCCTCGTGGAGCATGGAAGACATGCCCGGCCCAAGAACCATGTCCGACATGCTCATTCTCCCTAACGGCGAAATTCTCATCATAAACGGAGCAGCCAAAGGTGTGGCCGGGTGGGACATGGCCAACACGCCAGTCTTCACGCCCTACCTCTACAGACACAGTCTACCCGTCGGGCAGCAGCGATTTTACGTTCTCGCGGCCACCGGTATCGCCAGAATGTACCACTCCACTGCCAACGTCTTGCCCGACGGGAGAGTCATGGCTGGCGGCTCCAACCCACACTTCAATTACGTTCTCACGGGAACGCAATTCCCCACGGAGCTCCGTTTGGAAGCGTACAGCCCTTATTATTTGGAGAGCGTCTACGCCGTCCTCCGCCCACAGATAATCACCATGTCTGCCACCTCCAATGTTGCCTACGGCACCACCTTCACCGTCACCTTCTCAGTTGCATTCGGTATGACGAGTAGCAACGTGGTAAATTTTAACGTGTACGCTCCGCCCTTCACAACTCACACCACATCCATGGGCCAGAGGATGCTCTCCCTCTCTGCATCCAAACCCGTAGCGGCTCCAAACTCCACCACAGTTTTTTCTGCCACAGTAACCGCTCCCCCGACGGCCGTGGCTGCTCCTCCCGGATATTACATGTTCTTCGTTGTCAATGGAGAAATTCCCAGCAAAGGCCAGTGGGTTCATTTCTCTTAA